From Flavobacterium alkalisoli, the proteins below share one genomic window:
- a CDS encoding transglutaminase domain-containing protein — MKKPFFRFTVLIVLFLGFSLHAQDFSHVDSKVGAYPDSFSSLDKFADRINADFTKDDEKGRAIFTWVAHHVVYDIGKYGVNERPVGFSYRTEAEKLEKLKELNEDLAKRTLKTQKGVCQGYCALFVAIAERTGLEAVIIPGTSKSHIAHIGDGPGAKDHAWNAVKINGEWKLLDLTWGAGTATGSPLRFEYNFNDSYFFTNPDIFFLNHFPDEKKWLLTDKTENDFAGLPLYFGNYHKGKYELLSPQQGMITDRRANTLLFKIRNIKPQDTVVYAFSKSKQFKLVKPVFNDNIAEFKVPLEAGSNGYLMLYINEKSVLAYRINRG; from the coding sequence ATGAAAAAACCTTTTTTTAGATTTACAGTGTTAATTGTTTTGTTTCTGGGCTTTTCTTTACATGCTCAGGACTTTTCTCATGTTGACTCTAAAGTAGGGGCATATCCTGATTCATTTTCTTCTCTCGATAAGTTTGCAGATAGGATAAATGCTGATTTCACCAAAGATGATGAAAAGGGCCGGGCTATATTTACCTGGGTAGCCCATCATGTAGTTTATGATATTGGCAAATATGGTGTTAACGAACGGCCTGTAGGTTTTTCTTATCGTACTGAGGCAGAAAAACTTGAAAAACTAAAGGAGCTTAATGAAGACCTTGCTAAGCGTACCTTAAAGACCCAAAAAGGGGTTTGTCAGGGGTATTGTGCCTTGTTTGTGGCTATAGCCGAAAGGACAGGGCTTGAAGCGGTAATAATACCGGGAACATCCAAGTCGCATATAGCACATATAGGTGATGGACCGGGCGCAAAAGACCATGCCTGGAATGCCGTAAAAATTAACGGTGAATGGAAACTTTTAGACTTAACATGGGGAGCGGGAACAGCTACAGGCAGCCCACTTAGGTTTGAGTATAATTTTAACGACAGCTACTTTTTTACGAATCCTGATATATTCTTTTTAAACCATTTTCCCGATGAAAAGAAATGGCTTTTAACCGATAAAACCGAAAATGATTTTGCAGGACTGCCACTGTATTTTGGTAATTATCATAAAGGGAAATATGAATTGCTCAGCCCACAACAGGGAATGATTACCGACAGAAGAGCTAATACCCTGCTGTTTAAAATTAGGAATATAAAACCACAGGATACTGTTGTATATGCTTTTAGCAAGAGTAAACAGTTTAAGTTGGTAAAGCCTGTTTTTAATGACAATATTGCCGAATTTAAAGTTCCGCTTGAGGCAGGCTCAAACGGTTATTTAATGCTGTATATTAATGAAAAATCGGTATTGGCATACCGCATAAACAGGGGATAA
- a CDS encoding TIGR02117 family protein, translated as MSKTLKGIFKIIKKFIIGLLCFIAVYIIATLVLSYIPVNTDAEKGDIVVYVNSNGVHTDIIVPVKNDVKDWTGQILYSETKANDTLAKYVAFGWGDKGFYLNTPKWSDLKASTAFRAAFYMGTSAMHTRFYKTVNQDDDCVKLTITKEDYRKLVDYIERSFQYDENGEVIWIANRSYGQYDAFYEGEGKYNLFYTCNTWTNCALKAANQKACLWTTYDKAILNKYK; from the coding sequence ATGAGCAAAACGCTTAAAGGTATTTTTAAAATCATTAAGAAGTTTATTATAGGATTGTTATGTTTTATAGCGGTCTACATAATTGCAACTCTTGTGTTATCCTATATTCCGGTAAACACTGATGCTGAAAAAGGAGATATTGTTGTGTATGTGAACTCTAACGGGGTGCATACCGATATTATAGTGCCTGTAAAGAATGATGTAAAAGACTGGACAGGGCAAATACTTTATAGTGAAACTAAAGCCAATGATACCTTAGCTAAGTATGTGGCTTTTGGCTGGGGAGATAAAGGTTTTTATCTTAACACCCCCAAATGGAGTGACTTAAAGGCAAGTACTGCCTTTAGGGCTGCATTTTATATGGGTACATCTGCAATGCATACAAGGTTTTACAAAACGGTAAATCAGGATGATGACTGTGTAAAGCTTACCATAACAAAAGAAGATTACAGAAAGTTGGTTGATTACATCGAGAGAAGTTTTCAATATGATGAAAACGGAGAGGTAATCTGGATAGCCAACCGCAGTTATGGGCAATATGATGCTTTTTACGAGGGGGAGGGCAAGTACAATCTTTTTTATACTTGTAACACCTGGACAAACTGTGCTCTTAAGGCTGCTAACCAAAAAGCCTGTCTTTGGACGACGTATGATAAGGCAATACTGAATAAGTATAAATAA
- a CDS encoding DNA topoisomerase IV subunit B produces the protein MLEQNQYTEDNIRSLDWKEHIRMRPGMYIGKLGDGSSPDDGIYILLKEVIDNCIDEFVMGTGKTIEVTVKDKTVSVRDYGRGIPLGKVVDVVSKMNTGGKYDSKAFKKSVGLNGVGTKAVNALSSYFRVESVRDNQIKAAEFSAGELTLEEDLAETTKRKGTKVTFLADDTIFKNYKYRNEYIVKMLKNYCYLNTGLTIIYNGEKYYSDEGLKDLLGETINEDDRIYPIIHLKDDDIEIAMTHSKTQYSEEYYSFVNGQNTTQGGTHLGAFREAIVRTIKEFYNKNFEAADIRKSIVSAISVKVEEPVFESQTKTKLGSTDMGPNQPTVRTFVNDFIKTKLDNFLHRNPDVAEALLRKILQAERERKELSGIRKLARDRAKKASLHNKKLRDCRVHLTDAKNPRSLESTLFITEGDSASGSITKSRDVNTQAVFSLRGKPLNSYGMTKKIVYENEEFNLLQAALDIEEDMENLRYNNIVIATDADVDGMHIRLLLITFFLQFFPELIKENHLYILQTPLFRVRNKKETIYCYSDEERRNAIEKLKGKPEITRFKGLGEISPDEFQHFIGQDIRLDPVLMDKATSVETLLEFYMGKNTPDRQEFIINNLKVELDVVDK, from the coding sequence ATGCTGGAGCAGAATCAGTACACCGAAGACAACATTCGCTCATTAGACTGGAAGGAACATATCCGTATGCGTCCCGGTATGTATATTGGTAAGCTTGGAGATGGCTCTTCACCTGATGACGGTATCTACATCCTACTTAAGGAGGTTATAGACAACTGTATAGATGAGTTTGTTATGGGAACCGGAAAAACCATTGAGGTTACCGTAAAAGACAAGACCGTGAGTGTTCGCGACTACGGTCGTGGTATTCCTTTGGGTAAAGTGGTAGACGTAGTGTCTAAAATGAATACCGGTGGTAAGTACGACTCAAAAGCATTTAAAAAATCGGTAGGTCTAAATGGTGTGGGTACTAAGGCGGTAAATGCGCTATCCAGCTATTTTAGGGTAGAGTCAGTAAGGGATAACCAGATTAAGGCTGCCGAATTCTCTGCAGGTGAACTTACCCTGGAGGAAGACCTTGCAGAAACTACTAAACGAAAAGGTACTAAAGTAACCTTTTTGGCCGATGATACAATTTTTAAAAACTACAAGTATCGTAACGAGTACATTGTAAAAATGCTTAAGAATTATTGTTACCTGAATACAGGGCTTACAATAATTTACAATGGTGAGAAATATTACTCTGATGAAGGGCTTAAAGACCTTCTTGGAGAAACAATAAACGAAGACGACAGGATCTATCCTATAATCCATCTTAAGGATGATGATATAGAGATAGCCATGACGCACAGTAAAACCCAATACAGTGAAGAGTATTATTCATTTGTAAACGGACAGAACACTACACAGGGTGGTACACACCTTGGGGCTTTCCGTGAGGCTATAGTGCGTACTATAAAAGAGTTTTACAACAAGAACTTTGAAGCGGCCGATATTCGTAAATCTATTGTTAGCGCGATAAGCGTTAAGGTAGAGGAGCCCGTATTTGAATCGCAGACCAAAACCAAACTGGGTTCTACCGATATGGGGCCTAATCAGCCTACGGTGCGTACTTTTGTAAACGACTTTATTAAAACAAAGCTGGATAACTTCCTGCACCGTAACCCGGATGTGGCAGAAGCCCTGCTTAGAAAAATATTACAGGCAGAACGCGAGCGTAAGGAACTTTCGGGTATTCGTAAATTAGCAAGGGACAGGGCTAAAAAAGCCAGTTTGCATAATAAAAAGCTACGCGACTGCAGGGTGCATCTTACCGATGCCAAAAACCCGCGAAGCCTTGAGAGTACCTTATTTATTACAGAGGGAGACTCGGCTTCGGGATCTATTACAAAATCAAGGGATGTAAATACACAGGCGGTTTTCAGTTTAAGGGGTAAGCCTCTTAACTCATATGGCATGACCAAGAAGATCGTATATGAGAACGAGGAGTTTAACCTTTTACAGGCTGCTCTTGATATTGAGGAGGATATGGAAAACCTGCGTTACAACAACATTGTAATTGCAACAGATGCCGATGTTGACGGTATGCACATACGCCTGCTGTTAATTACGTTCTTCCTTCAGTTCTTCCCTGAGCTTATAAAGGAAAACCATTTGTATATATTACAAACCCCTTTATTCCGTGTAAGGAACAAAAAGGAAACGATATACTGCTATTCAGACGAAGAACGACGTAATGCTATTGAAAAACTGAAAGGTAAACCTGAAATAACACGATTCAAAGGACTTGGAGAGATTTCACCTGATGAGTTTCAGCATTTCATAGGGCAGGACATCAGGCTGGACCCTGTACTTATGGATAAAGCTACCTCTGTAGAAACCTTACTGGAATTCTATATGGGTAAAAACACACCGGATAGGCAGGAGTTTATTATCAATAACCTTAAAGTTGAACTTGATGTGGTGGATAAATAG